The sequence TTTAATTTACTAGACTAGATACATGTACATAATGAGGGCTCATTATTTAGTCGCACTCGGCATAGAGAAAAATGGTTCGAACGACAGCAAGAGCCCAATTACTGACACCATGTTCAGCATCAAGAACAAGATCTGATCACCTGCATATCGGATGATGAAAAAATAAGTATATGCTCGGATAATATGTACATGTTTCCGTTGAAGTTAAAGCAAAGCAACCATATAAATGCATTAGCATGGGTAGGACGAGTAGGGTCGGCCCTAGCGTTATGGAGGCCCTAGTGCGAATGAGGTGGCCCTAGTATTAAGGAGGCCCTAGTGCGAATGAGGTACCATGGATCAAAAACTATAGTAGAGTAACATAAATACTTCCATTGTCATATACTCTCCCtttgtctcaaaataagtgtctcaactttgtactaactctggtacaaagttgtactaagtttAAGActcttattttgggacggagggagtatttcatatcATAAAAATTATTATAATGGCATAAACATGAAAAGTATATTTTTAATTAGAAAATAAAGTTTTAATACACCATGTATATGCGATACATGATGCAAATAATTTTTATCAATACATGTACTAAACCATAAATAACTATTGGATAAATACAACATGGTGAAGTTCATGGAGGGGGCCAAATGCCAACTTTCCACCCCATAATAGTGTTGATGTTATGTTTTAAAAATCATACTATTTAATTTATATAGGTACGTAGATGTATTGGGATCTTATTTGAGATGGTCCCTAGGTCGCCGCTCCTTTTGCGATGACCTAGGGACAACCTGATGGACGAGCAATGTGGCTAATTACCTGGTAAGAACAAACCAGTTATATTCTTCTGAGCCCATGAAAACCTGCAAAAGGCAAGAGATTAGCTAACTTTGGAGCACACTTGCGGCCAAGCAAAAACTTAGGGCAATTCGTACTCACAAAACAAAAGAAACAACACACTTACAAAATTCCCGCTGCTGCTGGAGCTACTGCTTTAAAGACAGACATCAGAGTCACAGAGATACCATTGGCAACACCCCTTTGTTCTTGTGTCTGTACatgttttcatcaaaaacttttgaACATGGCAAAAAAGACTCAAAGAAAATGCAGAAAGACAGGTGATGCATACCACTGCTGTGTTTTGTAGAATGTTACATGCAATAGTAATCGTAGCCTGTTCCATTTTAGATGTTGCATTAGAATATCTGAATGTTCTATAAAAGTCACTATCTATTGAGCTTGTTTTCTCCAAGGATATTAGATTTTTAATTTTATTTCATTTGCACAAGTGGTGGTCAAACATGGTTTCTCTAGACCACCCAAAAACTTGCATCAacatatttatattttttaaagGAAGAATTTATTGCTCTTCTGGCCTCTATACAAGACGATAAAAATGCTCGTATAGGATGGTTACTAATGTAAGCAGCGATGTGTAACTTTTTTATTGGATGAGTTATACAGTTTTTGCTACATTGTTGATGAACACCCCTGACTCGTATTTTTCCTCTTTAAACAAAACAACAAAAGAATATGCGAGACTTACCGAAAACATATTCTTCAGAAGCGAAGCTATGACGATGAGTACTTTGAGCTCCACACCATTTAGACTGCGCATGAATGGGTATGTTGCAAGCAGAAGTATAGATAATACCTAAAAAATAGACATGCATTTAGTATTGTGCAAtatattcatcataataaattAGTATTTTGACATTACATAGTATTCTGCATACCGTTGCAGAACGGAATGCCTTGATTAACCCAGCATACTTGGCAAGGAGTGGGTAAATCACAAGTTGATACACCAAAACACCAAAACCTACAAGATCAAACAAAAATGACATACGTTAAAACGAGTCAAAATTAGTATTACATGTACTAGGTAACAGAGGGATCATATTATGAATTTTGAGGGAACACTACGTACCCGAGATAGCTAGCACAGTGCCAACATCCTGAGATGTCAAACTCAGTCCCCGATATTTTCTACTGCTTACCGCCCAGAGTGAAAATATCTAATGATGAAATTTACAAAACACATGCAAACTTGCTTTAGTTACTTATTAATAAAACCTGCTTTGGTTTCTTATCTGATTGTTCCCTATACTATATATAAGATTAATACATGCATCATTTCATACTAAAATGTTACTGAATCTATTTTAGATACATAAATATAGATTACCTCAAGATAAGCTGTATCGTGAAgagagaagacacaatagagggtTATTCCTGACATCAACTGCCTATTCTTTAGCAGGCTCATTGTAGATGACATTCTGCCAGGTCCAGATTGTTTAACTTTTCCATCTTCTAAGGTCAAATCAGCAACTTGTGTGCGCATTGTGTCAACGGCTTCTATTTTTTCATCATGACAAAGGTGCAGAGTTTCCTAAAAATATTTTATTCAACTATAGGAATTCAAGGGATGTAAAAGAACCATAGGGAGATTTTGGGCGGCAATACCGGAAGCCAAATGCATGCAACACATGCTCCTGCCGCTAGACCCGATATGGCGAAGCAAGGGAGGAAATATGGATGCCTATAATTGATGTAGTTTGAAATGTTTATCTTATATTCCAATGATGCAAAATTAATATCATTGAAACAGTGTGAGTAATAACTTACCTTCCAAATATGGATTCCTCAGAGAAAAGATTTGGGTACTTCTTTGCAGGCTGATACAGTATAGAGAATACACAATGTTAGCGAAAAGACATTCAATTAAGATCACTAATCACTCTCCAAAGGGACATTATATGTTCATCCTATGAACAAAGTTCTACTTATTACTTTTAACGGTTacaataaaaatatatggaaattcCCTCAGAATAAGGCATTCCTAAACTTTCAATGGAACGCCACGATAGAAAATTCTTGTTATTGTTCAAGTCTTTCATTGTATCAATTAGCAGATGATACATTATTCTCAAGCTCTAGGCCATGGTTACATATAATTATGGTGGCTTAATGCATTACTGCAGTAATAGCTTTGTTGGACTACTATATGCAACATCTTTTCCATGCTCTTGGAAGTAACTTGCCCTTAGTTTGGTAAAATGGTTAAAAATACGATGTTTGTTCTTAAGGATCGGCTATGTATTTCTATAACTCTATATCAAAGTTGATTGATTCTCACTTGTGCAAGAAATCCTCCAATGGCTGGCCCAATAATAAGAGCTATTGCTCGCGAAGATGTAACCTGCGGCATAACGTGAAACATGATTAATAGCTAGTAACCGTCAACCGAATCTGAAATACTAAATATAAAGATAATTTGTTCTTACCAGAGAAATTCCTAGAGCTTGGTGCTCTTTTCTGCAGACTTCTAAGGCATAGGCCTAGGGAATGTGAACACAACAATGGGGTTTTCAACAAGTAAGTACTTTTTAATTCATCTAGTCACTCAGACAGTAGAAAATTTACCTTGATTGGTCCTAATATACCACAGAGTAATCCAAGTAGCCCCCTAGTAACAATTGCCATCCAGTATGTCGTGCTAAGGCCGAAGAGGGTGTTAAATACAATGCTGAAAAGGAAGATGCATAATAGGGTTTACTTTGATTTAGTTGAATGGGGTACAAAATATGTTTTGACATGCAACCGGATTTCCCATACATTGAGAGGATACTAATCACAATGCAAGGCTTCCTCCCATATTTGTCAGCAAACATGCCCCATGGCACAGCACTAATGGTTCTTCCAAGGAAATATGCAGCCCCTTAATACACATAGTGTACAGTCAGTAACTCAATGTACTTCATTGTAGTACTTTTCGCCGTATTTTCCCAATAAATTGGCAAACAGTCAGATGGAATAATTAATCCTCACCGACAAAACCAGCATAGAACCCGATGTCTTGTTGTTGCTTTGCGACTTTCAAGTCCCTAATCTGTTGCATCATAACAAAGGTGAACACATAATTAATCACCATCCAGTATGTAATAATTCATCAAAGCAAACAATAACTTGCGTGCACAGAATCAGAATATATCGACGCCCAAGTTTTGCAACATCTCTACATACCATGAAGTATAGGTAGGGAAATAGTGACTGGATCGGCAGCGCTGGAAAGATAACATACCAGGTGTTGGTTAGCAATCGCTAAATTTAATAAGATAACATACCGTGGCGACGAGTCTTTGTTTGACCAAAGTTGaaagaaaaatatatcaacattcacaacACAAGATCAGTAGCATTAGGGAAGTGTACTTTTGTATTTCGTTTATACATCCTGCATAATACTATACCACTAATcccacaaaaataaaataaaataaatactacGCCCACTAGTCCTGCATAGGGAGGATGCTTCATGCATGGCCTGGCCGTTGCCCACGTGAGTACGAGTAGAGTAAGCACCCACCCGAACTGACTCGTCGCCACGGTGTCGTCCATGCCATACGGTGCGATACGACGTACCTACCCGCCGCGTCCCCAGGCTCCTGGCTGCGGTCGCTGTCAGCTAGGAATTGAATTGATGAGCCGAGAGAGACACCCACCGGAGCCACCGTACGTCGTCTACTATTTGCTCTGTTTGGAAAAATTTATCCCTCaaatgaatatatatagcatgatGCTAGATACACCCATTTGAGAAACAAGTTTGGGACAAGTTTTTTCAAACAGATGGGCATATGGGAAGCATGTACAGATGGATAGACCACTGATGTTTGTCATGCTATTTCCGCTTGTGGAGTACTCCcttcatccgaaaatacttgtcatcaaaattaataaaaagagatgtatctagaactaaaatacgtttaaatatattttattttatccattttgatgacaagtatttccagacggagggagtagttgctatAATATCAACATACTACGATTGCTTTGAAAAGCATGTCCAACTAGCTAGATGAGAAACATTTACAACTCATCAAAAAAGAAACACAGGTGAGGACTCACTCACCGGCGCAGAGGCAGATGACCCAGACGTAGAAGAAGTTGAGGTAGGGGACGCCGGTGTTGGTCTTGTTGATCTGGTCCAGCCTGCACCCGGGGCACCCCTCCTTGCACACCCTCCTCTCCCTAGGCAGCAATGGCgccgcccccgcctccttcctctcgCCGGCGGCCATTTCCCTCTCTGTGCTGAGCAGGACGAATAAATAAAACTCGGGTTTGGTGGAATGGCTAGCTAGACTGCTGCTGCTCTTTTTCTAGTGTTGTGAAGCGGGACGTACGGGGAGGAGGGCAGCTGGCTTTTGTAGACGGGTGGTGTGACGTGTGCCGGGTTCGGTTCGCTCCGTGTGTGGTTTGGGGCTTCCAGCTTCCAGGGACGCTGCCACGTGTTTTCCAACCTCCATCGGTCTCAGATCCATTTCCGCATCACCTTTCAATAATCATTGCCCCACTGCCCTGAACCATGCATACCTAGCCATGCATTGAGGTTTGCTGTCGGCCGTGGTTGCCTAAGGGCAACTCCACGCACGATCTTAATAAGATGTTCGTTTTGTCCAGATTTCGTTCGTTTGGAGAAGAAAACGAACACGTCCATCCGCTTACGGTCGTGCGGTGTGGTGCGCCCAACCGGGCCGTCCATTCCCAAAATTTCCGTATAGTTGGACTTGAATTTTGACCCAAAATAAACCCAAATAAACGTTGCAAATAATATTAATATAAACATCTACACATCCTCACGTTCACATTAGCCAACTTCAACATAGTTCTTAATTAAACGTAAACTTAAAAGAAATAAAAATGAAATTAGATAAGGTCCGTCGTCAGCTGCCCTCATCCTCAGTAGCCGCCGTCCTACTCGTTGTCGTCGCCAGTGAGGTCAACGTATGGAGGTGGCTGCCAGAGGTGGGCTGGCGGCCCCTGCCAGACGGAGGTGCCTGCACCATCTCCTCCcgtggctcctgctcctgctcttGTGACCGCGGCGACGTGGGTGACCATGCCCCGACACCCACCTCGTTGGCCATCACCGGCGCCATGGACGACCAGCTCCACCACTGCCGCAAACAATGTGTGGGTTCCACATAGCGGCGGgcggctcctccagcacctcctCCTTGACGGCCATGTTCAGCTCAGGGATGGCGACGTCGCCGGCCACAGAGAGGGCCAAATGGGTTTCCATGCCCTCCCATTAGCACTCGTCATGGgtgttcatggagtcctccatgacccGCCTCAcgagctccaccgcctcctcctcctcggtcatgggcggtggtggtggtgaggaCCGGGACGGAGATGGCGTCGTCGTGACACCGCGCACACGCCTACGTCCGCTCGTTTGGGGCGGGCTGTCAGCACGAGTAGGGGCGAGTGGCGCGGTCTCAGAGGACGATCGGCAAAAAATGATTACCGCCGCAGGTCGTGCTCGTAGCATAGCCACGTGTCCCACAACGGTGAATCAACAGTGTACCTCCTGTCGTAGAGCAGATCCGGTGGTAGGCGGGCATGGCGTCAATcgatctccttgccgggggcgcgGCCGCTCACCGACACTGGTGGTATTGGCACGCGATCCGCGGGGAGATGCCAATTGTTGGGGAGGTGGGCATCTCCCCATGGCGGGGGCATCGCCGTCTCCAAATAGCGGAGACAGATGTCGGCGCCGACATACGGGCATCTGCGCTGCGGGGCGGCCGGCGGTGCGATGCAGCGGCGACCAGAGGAGCAGCTGGCCTCatggtcgtgcttccccttgccgAGCCAATGCCAGCTCATGGCGCTGGTGATGTGGTGGTACAGGGGATGCaccggtggctagggtttgctcgCCCGTCTCGGTGCTCCAGGAGGTAGCTGGGCTCGGAAGTGGAAGCGTTGGACTGGCTGGTCCACGGCTTCCGCATTAAGAAGGACGACGACCGAGGCAGCTGGGTGGCTGGCAGCCGGGGCCCGCCGCGCGTGCGCAATAATTTTGGGTAGTGGAGATAGACCGCCATCGTCCTCGAAGCGGACGAGAAGCAAACGCGCTCCTGTCCGTTCGTTGTTCGTGTGGACGTAAACCAGAAGCAATTTTACTCTGAGAATGGGACGGGCCAGAGGCGAAGCAGACAGAATTTGCTCATGCGGCCGCGCATTGGGCCGTGGCGTCTGTCCATTTGGGCTCATACGGACACTCGCGGACCAGCGCGCTGGAGTTGCCCTAATTGCCGGATTGCTACCTCCAAGAAATTTAGTCAGATTAAGATGGCTCAAAAATCCGCGTTCGCTCATCTCAGACGGTTTACTAAATTAATCGTCGTgaggttttttcttttcttttgaggaACGTCGTGAGGTATTGTATGTACCTAGATCGGGAAAGGGTTCTTGTCTTGGATGCTCACTAATTACGGTCAGCACGATTAGCGCACGACATGATTACAAGCTGCACCACTAAAAAAATAAAGCAATCAGATGGTGTGAATACTTGTCCTCGATCGCG comes from Triticum aestivum cultivar Chinese Spring chromosome 5B, IWGSC CS RefSeq v2.1, whole genome shotgun sequence and encodes:
- the LOC123117820 gene encoding probable peptide/nitrate transporter At3g43790 isoform X2, producing the protein MAAGERKEAGAAPLLPRERRVCKEGCPGCRLDQINKTNTGVPYLNFFYVWVICLCAALPIQSLFPYLYFMIRDLKVAKQQQDIGFYAGFVGAAYFLGRTISAVPWGMFADKYGRKPCIVISILSIIVFNTLFGLSTTYWMAIVTRGLLGLLCGILGPIKAYALEVCRKEHQALGISLVTSSRAIALIIGPAIGGFLAQPAKKYPNLFSEESIFGRHPYFLPCFAISGLAAGACVACIWLPETLHLCHDEKIEAVDTMRTQVADLTLEDGKVKQSGPGRMSSTMSLLKNRQLMSGITLYCVFSLHDTAYLEIFSLWAVSSRKYRGLSLTSQDVGTVLAISGFGVLVYQLVIYPLLAKYAGLIKAFRSATVLSILLLATYPFMRSLNGVELKVLIVIASLLKNMFSTQEQRGVANGISVTLMSVFKAVAPAAAGILFSWAQKNITGLFLPGDQILFLMLNMVSVIGLLLSFEPFFSMPSATK
- the LOC123117820 gene encoding probable peptide/nitrate transporter At3g43790 isoform X1, whose translation is MAAGERKEAGAAPLLPRERRVCKEGCPGCRLDQINKTNTGVPYLNFFYVWVICLCAALPIQSLFPYLYFMIRDLKVAKQQQDIGFYAGFVGAAYFLGRTISAVPWGMFADKYGRKPCIVISILSIIVFNTLFGLSTTYWMAIVTRGLLGLLCGILGPIKAYALEVCRKEHQALGISLVTSSRAIALIIGPAIGGFLAQPAKKYPNLFSEESIFGRHPYFLPCFAISGLAAGACVACIWLPETLHLCHDEKIEAVDTMRTQVADLTLEDGKVKQSGPGRMSSTMSLLKNRQLMSGITLYCVFSLHDTAYLEIFSLWAVSSRKYRGLSLTSQDVGTVLAISGFGVLVYQLVIYPLLAKYAGLIKAFRSATVLSILLLATYPFMRSLNGVELKVLIVIASLLKNMFSATITIACNILQNTAVTQEQRGVANGISVTLMSVFKAVAPAAAGILFSWAQKNITGLFLPGDQILFLMLNMVSVIGLLLSFEPFFSMPSATK